ATAACAGATCTAAGGCGATCATTTGGCACAACGATGATAGAATCACTCTCTTCGCGTAAGTTTTTTAATCCCTCTTCAGCAAGCCGTGCTTTTTTTTGTCCTTCGCTTCTAAAGGGCTTTGTGACGACAGAAACTGTAAGTGCTCCTAGTTCTTTGGCAATTTGTGCAATCACTGGAGAAGCTCCTGTCCCTGTTCCTCCCCCAAGACCTGTAGCAATAAAGACAATATGAGAGCCATCAAGCATTTCTCTAATTTGCTCTTGGCTTTCTAGTGCTGCTTCTCTACCCACTTGAGGATTCATTCCTGCGCCCAAACCTTGAATAGTGCCTCCACCTAGGTGAATTTTATAAGGGGCTGGAGAGCTATCAAGATGCTGTTTGTCTGTGTTTGCTGCAACGATCTTGATGCATTGTTGGATTCCTGAAGAGTGAACAAGATTGGCAATAGCGTTGGAGCCTCCTCCTCCCACTCCAATGACTGTAATTTTTGCTCCAAATACGGGTTGGATTTCCTCAACGATGTTTTCTATCACTGTTTTTGCCTCCTGTTTTAAAATAGTTCTACAAGTTTCTTTTTGAATTTATCAAGTATTCCTTCTTTTTTAAGCTTCATATCATCAGCCAAAGGTTCCTTGAAGAGATCAAATTCTTCGCCTACTTCTTTGAGTTCTGGGCTTTGGGGATAGGAGAAGCGCTCATTTTCCTCTACAAGCAGTTTATTTTTTTTCGTTTTTAGGCGCTTTTCTGAATCCATTTCATAATTTGTAAAACGACCTGAGCCATATAAAACAAGCCCAACGACTGCCGAACACATTGGGTTTTTTAGTTCCTCGGGCATTCCTTCCACTTCTTTAGGAAGAGCAAGTCTTGTTGGATAGTCTTTAAAAAATGCATTAATAAGATCTTCAAGCCCCTTAAGTTGCGTGAGTCCACCAGTGAAAACAATACCCGCACTAATATGGTGTTTTAGCTCATTTTGATCAATCATCCCATAAAGAAATCCTAGAGTTTCTGTTAATCGTGCATAGATGACTTTTGCAAGGAAATTGCATTGAATCTGTTGGGTTTTTTCTCCTCCAATTGTTGGAACCTCAAGAATTTTTGAGTTCTCATGATCATAGATACTAGCTATATCTCCGTAGTTGATTTTAAGATCCTCGGCGACATTGGGGGAAGTGTTGCATGCATGAGCAATATCTTTGGTGATATGGTTGGATCCAACAGGCAATATTCCATCATAACACATGGAGTTACCACTATGAATCATGATATCGCAAGTGTCACCCCCAATATCAATGCATGCCACTCCTAGATCTCTTTCATCATCGCTTAATACCGCAATTGAGGAGGCATATGAGGAGAGAACAATATTTTCTATTTCAATTCCTGCAGCTTTTACAACGCGTCTGAGATTTTCAAGAGCTGTTTTTTGTGCTGTTACAATATGCACTAGCGCCTTTAGACGACTTCCACTCATTCCACTTGGATCATCAACATATTCTTGTTCATCAACCATAAATTGATAAGGAAGAATATGGATCGCCTCATATTCTGCAGGGATTGTTGCATTGTGCAATGCAGCTTGAATGACGCGATGAATTTCTTTGTGCCCAATTTCTCCGCTTGGAACCGTAACGACTCCAGAGCTATTGCGACTTTTTGCATAAACTCCAGAAATAGAAATAATGGCACGATTTGTTTCAGCACCAGACATTCTTTTGGCATCTAAAATTGCACTTTTGATAGACCGAGCAGCTTGTTCTATATTGGTGATTGCTCCTTTTCGAATGCCTTGAGATTTTGCAAATCCTACGCCAATGATCCTAGGATTCCCATCTGTGACTTCAGCAATTGCACATGAAATGTTAAAAGAGCCAATATCGATGGCCATCACGATCTGTTTCAATTTTTTGCTCCAACACTATTGAATTCTAAGGGCTCCAAGTCTATCATCCCTCCTTCTTAAAAGTTGTAATTTTATATTGATTTTGAAGATATTTGTAAAACTCTTGAGAAATCACCTGTCCTTTATAAAAGTTTACAATCTGCTTACTTTTTTGTCCCAATGGAGAAGATTTAGAAAGGGTTTGGCTAAGCACTTCAAAAACAATCATTTTTGATTGTAAAGATACATAATCACGCTTTTTGGTAGAGGTGAAGAGATGATTGAGGAAAAGCTGGTTTTCTTCTTGATTTAAACCTTTGATTTTGCTTTCTTGGTTGATTGCTTGAAGCTTTTCTCCCTCAAAGCCTTCCTCTACAAGTTTTTGTGCTTGTTGTTCTAGCATTTGTTGGGTTTTTTGAGCTTGCACTTCTGTAAGCACTTCTTGTTTTGCATCTTCAAAGCTCTTTGTACTTCTTGGAGTCTTTTCCAATATCTTGACAACAAGGAATCCTGTATTTGTCTTAATAGGCTTAAGTGTTTCTCCAGCTTGCCCTTGATCAATTGCCTCCAATACTTCCACTCCAAAATCCTTATCTTCCTCAAGAAGAATTCTTTCTTGCCCATATTTTTCTGTTGATTTTTTAAGTGCGACATACTCTCTTAGGGCTTTTTCCTCTGCCATATTTTCTTGCTGTTCTTTGCGTAGAGTTTGCTGAACTTGAGCAAATGTTTGAAGATTTCCTTGATCATCTGTGTATTTGCTTTGATTGTCTTTGTAGAGCTTTTGAAGATCTTGAGCAGAAGGCTTTTGAGAATCTGTATTGACAAGGATGTAT
Above is a genomic segment from Helicobacter kayseriensis containing:
- a CDS encoding peptidylprolyl isomerase; its protein translation is MIEWMQKHKKWLVITIWISTISFIAAGMVGWGSYNFSLNENVVAKVGQLDITQRQLENRYRQLYMQYNADGKMDAQKAQELDLENQALKSLIEQALLQNFALDLGLRVSHQEIIDEISKLDYFQKEGQFDASLYKELLKQNNIKPADFEEDVQNDLLIKKVASIIPFGESTPLEQNTFSFPLQIQDTIQIKILTQKNLRPNITEEELKSFWQAHKNQFEYPSSTKIEYILVNTDSQKPSAQDLQKLYKDNQSKYTDDQGNLQTFAQVQQTLRKEQQENMAEEKALREYVALKKSTEKYGQERILLEEDKDFGVEVLEAIDQGQAGETLKPIKTNTGFLVVKILEKTPRSTKSFEDAKQEVLTEVQAQKTQQMLEQQAQKLVEEGFEGEKLQAINQESKIKGLNQEENQLFLNHLFTSTKKRDYVSLQSKMIVFEVLSQTLSKSSPLGQKSKQIVNFYKGQVISQEFYKYLQNQYKITTFKKEG
- the ftsA gene encoding cell division protein FtsA — protein: MKQIVMAIDIGSFNISCAIAEVTDGNPRIIGVGFAKSQGIRKGAITNIEQAARSIKSAILDAKRMSGAETNRAIISISGVYAKSRNSSGVVTVPSGEIGHKEIHRVIQAALHNATIPAEYEAIHILPYQFMVDEQEYVDDPSGMSGSRLKALVHIVTAQKTALENLRRVVKAAGIEIENIVLSSYASSIAVLSDDERDLGVACIDIGGDTCDIMIHSGNSMCYDGILPVGSNHITKDIAHACNTSPNVAEDLKINYGDIASIYDHENSKILEVPTIGGEKTQQIQCNFLAKVIYARLTETLGFLYGMIDQNELKHHISAGIVFTGGLTQLKGLEDLINAFFKDYPTRLALPKEVEGMPEELKNPMCSAVVGLVLYGSGRFTNYEMDSEKRLKTKKNKLLVEENERFSYPQSPELKEVGEEFDLFKEPLADDMKLKKEGILDKFKKKLVELF